In Oryctolagus cuniculus chromosome X, mOryCun1.1, whole genome shotgun sequence, a single window of DNA contains:
- the ZNF157 gene encoding zinc finger protein 157: protein MKMTLNNHQRTHTGEKPYRCHKCGKAFRVHSSLGIHQRIHTGEKPYECSECGSAFYVKARLVEHKRMHSGEKPYECSECGKIFRMKKSLCQRQRTHTGEKPYECGECGNAFYVKVRLIEHQRIHTGERPFECQECGKAFCQKAHFTEHHRTHIGRSRPCAMEKTSP from the coding sequence ATGAAGATGACTCTCAATAATCATCAGAGAACGCACACAGGTGAGAAGCCCTATCGGTGTCACAAGTGTGGGAAGGCTTTCCGGGTGCACTCCTCCCTGGGGAtccaccagcgaattcacacggGAGAGAAGCCTTACGAGTGCAGCGAGTGTGGTAGTGCCTTCTACGTGAAAGCACGCCTCGTTGAACACAAGAGAATGCATTCAGGAGAGAAACCGTATGAGTGTAGTGAGTGTGGGAAAATCTTCAGGATGAAGAAATCCCTTTGTCAACGCCAGAGGactcacacaggagagaagccTTACGAATGTGGGGAATGTGGCAATGCCTTCTATGTGAAAGTGCGCCTCATTGAGCATCAGCGGATTCATACAGGGGAGAGACCCTTTGAATGTCAAGAATGTGGGAAGGCTTTCTGCCAGAAGGCACACTTCACGGAACATCACAGAACTCACATAGGTCGGTCCAGGCCTTGTGCCATGGAGAAAACGTCTCCCTAA